A stretch of the Paracoccus albus genome encodes the following:
- a CDS encoding AAA family ATPase encodes MYTHEDLAQLQAQSLKMQGWIRRQTFSPELEKTLRRFSSWEVSELIFGINQSTFRGKLAADPNLPLGEVEEDGRQRWFSLEEINELRRRIRVNKTSLLPERPQGKRAFRAAIANFKGGAGKSTVALHFAHAAALDGYRVLAVDFDPQATLSHSMGLSDVGEDHTVWGIMARDLERETDRMNASAPGAESGTALPQRRLPSSIRDMGLGALRPADFIKPTAWPTIDIVPSCANAAFVEFASAQYRHLNPEWTFFGAVSRFLDALPDDAYDLILFDCPPAIGYQSMNAVFAADMLYIPSGPGYWEYDSTTSFIGQLAEALEDLSHGFENFPTGKIALPKAFTDIRFLMTRYEPSNELHQAMFAAFQQVFGDRMAEHPIELTRAVEQSGRFLSSIYEIDYREMTRGTWRRARASFDRAYEEFKSHLLIAWDKLEADA; translated from the coding sequence ATGTATACGCACGAAGACCTCGCCCAGCTTCAGGCCCAGTCACTGAAGATGCAGGGCTGGATACGCCGACAGACCTTCTCGCCCGAGCTGGAAAAGACCCTGCGCCGCTTCTCCAGCTGGGAGGTGTCTGAGTTGATATTCGGCATCAATCAGTCGACCTTCCGCGGCAAGCTGGCCGCCGACCCAAACCTTCCCCTCGGGGAAGTTGAAGAGGACGGGCGCCAGCGTTGGTTCAGCCTGGAAGAGATCAATGAGTTGCGCCGCCGCATACGCGTCAACAAGACATCCCTGCTGCCAGAGCGCCCGCAAGGCAAGCGCGCCTTCCGCGCCGCCATCGCCAATTTCAAGGGCGGCGCAGGCAAGTCCACCGTCGCGTTGCACTTCGCCCATGCCGCTGCGCTTGACGGCTACCGCGTGCTCGCCGTCGACTTCGACCCGCAAGCGACGCTCAGCCATTCGATGGGCCTCAGCGATGTGGGCGAGGACCACACGGTCTGGGGGATCATGGCCCGCGACCTTGAACGAGAGACAGACCGGATGAACGCGTCGGCCCCCGGCGCCGAAAGTGGCACCGCCCTGCCCCAACGCCGGCTGCCATCGTCTATCCGCGACATGGGCCTTGGCGCGTTGCGCCCCGCGGACTTCATCAAGCCCACGGCGTGGCCGACGATTGATATCGTACCATCCTGCGCCAATGCCGCCTTTGTCGAGTTTGCTAGCGCCCAGTATCGGCACCTCAATCCGGAATGGACCTTCTTCGGTGCGGTGTCGCGCTTCCTCGACGCGCTGCCGGACGATGCTTATGATCTGATCCTCTTCGATTGCCCGCCTGCGATTGGTTACCAGTCGATGAACGCGGTCTTTGCGGCGGACATGCTCTATATTCCATCGGGCCCCGGCTATTGGGAATATGACAGCACGACCAGCTTCATCGGGCAGCTTGCCGAGGCGTTGGAGGATCTGTCGCATGGCTTCGAAAACTTCCCCACGGGGAAGATCGCCTTGCCCAAGGCGTTTACCGACATCCGTTTTCTGATGACCCGATACGAGCCGTCGAACGAGCTGCATCAGGCCATGTTCGCAGCTTTCCAGCAGGTTTTCGGCGACCGTATGGCCGAGCACCCGATAGAGCTGACGCGGGCGGTTGAGCAATCGGGGCGCTTCCTGAGCTCTATCTATGAGATTGATTACCGCGAAATGACGCGCGGCACATGGCGCCGTGCGCGGGCAAGTTTCGACCGCGCCTATGAGGAATTCAAATCCCACCTGCTGATCGCGTGGGACAAGTTGGAGGCTGACGCATGA
- a CDS encoding ParB/RepB/Spo0J family partition protein has product MSRKRRMFDIEMPEEGDENFPAGKVEQKDSRRGPMATAIAETAESSRDRAKVEAEIRAENDALAQEHVRLKRAGLVTDMIELDAIETFKLMRDRAPGPDFELPELVQSIRDIGLSNPIRVEPRTDGRYELIQGYRRLSAYRELLKETGDAEQWGRIPAGIVAKGDALEQLYRRMVDENMVRKDISFAEMAQLAVHYAMDPDTDENDPDKAVAILFKSAGYQKRSYIRKFIPLVKSLGETLQFPQEIPRALGLALAQQVDEVPGTAAAIKAELKDWDNRSVMDELGVLRRFAGQGGDGSDDAPQSVKKPAVPAEKAKTTFQLTRPQGSAKCTAANGRLEIRLPRDFSALDRRRLESAVAAMLDQLD; this is encoded by the coding sequence ATGAGCCGCAAACGCCGTATGTTCGATATCGAAATGCCTGAAGAAGGCGACGAAAACTTCCCCGCGGGGAAGGTGGAGCAGAAGGACTCGCGACGCGGCCCAATGGCGACTGCCATCGCCGAAACCGCCGAATCCAGCCGCGACCGCGCGAAAGTAGAGGCCGAAATCCGCGCGGAAAATGATGCTCTGGCGCAGGAGCATGTTCGCCTGAAGCGCGCCGGTCTGGTCACCGATATGATCGAATTGGATGCCATCGAAACGTTCAAGCTGATGCGCGACCGTGCGCCGGGGCCGGATTTTGAGCTGCCCGAACTCGTTCAGTCCATCCGCGATATCGGCCTGTCAAACCCGATCAGGGTAGAGCCGCGCACAGATGGTCGCTACGAACTCATTCAGGGTTATCGCCGGCTGTCAGCCTATAGGGAGCTTCTGAAGGAAACCGGCGATGCCGAACAATGGGGCAGGATCCCAGCCGGCATCGTGGCCAAGGGCGATGCGTTGGAGCAGCTTTACCGGCGCATGGTGGATGAGAATATGGTGCGCAAGGACATCTCTTTTGCAGAGATGGCGCAGCTTGCGGTTCATTATGCAATGGATCCGGACACGGATGAAAACGACCCGGACAAAGCCGTGGCGATCCTGTTCAAATCGGCGGGCTATCAGAAGCGCAGCTATATCCGCAAGTTTATCCCGCTGGTTAAAAGTCTTGGTGAGACGCTGCAATTTCCGCAGGAGATCCCGCGTGCGCTTGGGCTCGCCCTGGCGCAGCAGGTGGATGAGGTGCCGGGCACGGCTGCTGCCATCAAGGCTGAGCTGAAGGATTGGGACAATCGCTCGGTGATGGATGAGTTGGGCGTGTTGCGGCGTTTTGCGGGGCAGGGGGGTGATGGCAGTGACGACGCGCCGCAAAGCGTGAAGAAACCCGCTGTCCCTGCCGAGAAGGCAAAGACGACCTTCCAGCTTACGCGACCGCAAGGCAGCGCCAAATGCACTGCCGCCAACGGCCGGCTGGAGATACGGTTGCCGCGAGACTTCTCTGCGCTTGACCGACGGCGGTTGGAATCGGCGGTCGCGGCCATGCTTGACCAGCTTGACTGA
- a CDS encoding helix-turn-helix domain-containing protein, which translates to MNDASPGSDLLTDILAVESAAGRLEGAFLADPELGRMWRAQMVLSEVCRSVGLEDIHLFEGDLVMRGFENRNTSLATARGALHGAELMRVMARPGDLRADPVAVLTRCLRAGFAEDRALDQEGQGAEWPDLVALAPGIVGEIDAAPTPVLAAIRAAAHLRMATAAQLPAAERLLFIAVDHASRLPHQRDHATTEETGVAPLLGQIRASWVLLPSMAMTAQGFRAWSPGSARGIRDLLAGLRIESGRALGQLPLLRRWRDRARQLAADQPGKSHLDDLVTLAIHQPILTGSGIAEALGVTDRTARNLVDKAVDARLLAPITGRRSYRAWAPLPMAERLRMRNPISERPRSTRPDPTEADLRVGHESDAAGQGDAMAELDAALAQADEILGRYRPVTLRE; encoded by the coding sequence GTGAATGATGCATCTCCCGGCTCTGACCTCCTGACCGATATTCTCGCCGTCGAAAGCGCGGCGGGCCGGCTGGAGGGTGCGTTTCTGGCCGACCCCGAACTGGGCCGGATGTGGCGGGCGCAGATGGTGCTGAGCGAGGTGTGCCGCTCGGTCGGGCTCGAGGATATCCATCTCTTCGAGGGCGACCTGGTGATGCGCGGCTTCGAGAACCGGAATACGTCGCTCGCGACCGCGCGCGGCGCGCTGCACGGGGCCGAGCTTATGCGGGTCATGGCCCGGCCCGGCGATCTGCGCGCCGATCCGGTGGCGGTGCTGACACGCTGCCTGCGGGCGGGGTTTGCCGAGGATCGGGCCTTGGACCAGGAAGGGCAGGGGGCGGAATGGCCCGATCTCGTCGCCCTCGCGCCAGGTATTGTCGGCGAGATCGATGCGGCACCGACGCCGGTTCTGGCCGCGATCCGGGCCGCGGCGCATTTGCGTATGGCCACCGCAGCGCAGCTTCCGGCAGCGGAGCGGCTGTTGTTCATCGCCGTGGATCACGCCAGTCGGCTGCCGCATCAGCGCGACCATGCGACCACTGAGGAGACCGGGGTCGCACCGCTGCTGGGTCAGATCCGCGCAAGCTGGGTGCTGCTGCCCTCGATGGCCATGACCGCGCAGGGTTTTCGGGCCTGGTCGCCCGGTAGTGCGCGCGGAATCCGCGATCTGCTGGCCGGTTTGCGCATCGAGTCCGGCCGGGCACTTGGCCAGCTGCCACTGCTGCGCCGCTGGCGCGACCGGGCCCGCCAGCTGGCGGCGGACCAGCCCGGCAAGTCGCATCTGGACGATCTGGTGACGCTTGCCATCCATCAGCCGATTCTGACCGGGTCCGGCATCGCCGAGGCGCTTGGTGTCACCGACCGCACCGCGCGCAATCTGGTGGACAAGGCGGTGGATGCCCGTCTGCTGGCCCCGATCACCGGCCGACGCAGCTATCGGGCGTGGGCACCGCTGCCCATGGCCGAGCGGCTTCGGATGCGCAATCCGATCAGCGAGCGGCCGCGGAGTACAAGGCCCGATCCGACGGAGGCAGATCTGCGCGTCGGACACGAGTCGGACGCGGCAGGGCAGGGGGACGCCATGGCCGAACTCGACGCCGCATTGGCGCAGGCAGATGAGATCCTCGGGCGATACCGCCCGGTGACGCTGCGCGAATAA
- a CDS encoding IS6 family transposase, with translation MTVSFNGAHFPKTVILFAVFFYVRYTVPYRGLEEIMAERGVRVDHATLNRWVGRYAGQQAEEARRRKHPTDRSWRMDETYIKVKGEWVYQYRAVDKFGKTLDFMLSKRRNKKAATRFFARALEVNGLPRKIVIDKSGANTAGITEINRMLKRFGCPIPIEMIRIKYLNNRVEQDHRSIKKRIRPMLGFKSFASASATLEGIEAANMIRKGQLTPGLCPFAQFAELAA, from the coding sequence ATGACGGTTTCTTTCAACGGGGCGCATTTCCCCAAAACCGTGATCCTGTTTGCGGTGTTTTTCTACGTCCGCTACACGGTGCCCTACCGGGGTTTGGAAGAGATCATGGCCGAGCGGGGTGTGAGGGTCGATCACGCGACGCTGAACCGTTGGGTCGGGAGATATGCCGGCCAACAGGCAGAGGAAGCGCGCCGCCGCAAGCATCCGACAGATCGGTCCTGGCGCATGGATGAAACCTACATCAAGGTGAAGGGTGAATGGGTCTACCAGTACCGGGCGGTCGACAAATTCGGTAAAACATTGGACTTCATGCTGTCGAAGCGCCGCAACAAGAAGGCCGCCACCCGGTTCTTCGCCCGGGCGCTGGAAGTGAATGGCCTGCCGCGCAAAATCGTGATCGACAAGAGCGGGGCAAATACTGCGGGCATCACCGAGATTAATAGGATGCTGAAACGCTTTGGCTGTCCGATCCCGATCGAAATGATACGGATCAAATACCTCAATAATCGCGTGGAGCAAGACCACCGCAGCATCAAGAAGCGGATCCGGCCCATGCTCGGGTTCAAATCCTTCGCTTCGGCGTCAGCGACACTTGAGGGCATTGAGGCCGCGAACATGATCCGTAAGGGCCAGTTGACACCTGGACTCTGCCCCTTTGCTCAATTTGCGGAACTGGCAGCGTAA
- a CDS encoding RNA polymerase sigma factor, which produces MDAAFSEALIALLPNLRRFALSLARRPDVADDLVQITVERAIANANSFDRSQKMDPWLFRIMRNTFIDMTRREKRAGTQIDVHEQPEVLPTDPGPGLEARLMLRSVRDAMLDLSDDQREVLHLVCVEEFSYAEAAQTLDLPIGTVMSRLSRARIALSQKLGIK; this is translated from the coding sequence ATGGATGCGGCCTTCAGCGAAGCCCTGATCGCCTTGCTGCCGAATCTCAGGCGCTTCGCGCTGTCGCTCGCCCGTCGTCCGGACGTGGCTGACGATCTGGTACAGATCACCGTGGAACGGGCCATTGCCAATGCCAACAGCTTCGATCGTAGCCAAAAGATGGACCCGTGGTTGTTCAGGATAATGCGAAACACGTTTATTGACATGACTCGCCGCGAAAAACGGGCCGGAACACAGATCGATGTTCACGAGCAGCCAGAAGTTTTGCCGACCGATCCCGGCCCAGGGCTTGAGGCGCGGCTGATGCTGCGCAGCGTACGCGACGCGATGCTGGACCTCTCGGACGATCAGCGCGAAGTGCTTCATCTGGTCTGCGTGGAAGAGTTTAGCTACGCAGAAGCCGCGCAAACCCTTGATCTGCCCATCGGCACCGTGATGAGCCGCTTGTCACGTGCCCGGATCGCGTTGTCACAAAAGCTTGGAATAAAATGA
- a CDS encoding S8 family serine peptidase: MIAWPTDVSGCGEAPRIGMVDTDLNAEHDALKQARVTIRKIDSGDMAASEKLHGTAVAALLVGQQDSRAPGLVPHAELIAVDAFYKIRSDERADAFALIEALDYLVAEQVDIVNMSLSGPANEALADQIRHMAAQDMVMVAAAGNGGPKSKPSYPAAYDDVIAVTAVDRDSRVYRRASRGPYIDVAAPGVDVWTAASISGRRGKTGTSYATPFVTAAAALLMQARPELSAGEVREIIQASAQDLGEEGRDEVFGYGLLQPSHPCQ, encoded by the coding sequence ATGATCGCTTGGCCGACCGATGTTTCGGGCTGCGGGGAAGCGCCGCGTATCGGTATGGTCGATACCGATCTGAATGCCGAACATGACGCGCTGAAACAGGCACGGGTGACGATTCGCAAGATCGACAGCGGAGATATGGCCGCATCCGAAAAATTGCATGGTACGGCGGTAGCGGCACTTCTGGTTGGGCAGCAAGACAGCCGTGCTCCGGGGCTTGTCCCTCATGCCGAACTGATCGCTGTGGATGCCTTTTACAAGATACGCTCAGACGAACGTGCCGACGCCTTCGCGCTGATCGAGGCTCTGGATTACCTGGTCGCCGAACAGGTGGATATTGTGAATATGTCGCTCAGCGGTCCGGCAAACGAAGCGCTTGCGGACCAGATCCGGCATATGGCGGCACAGGATATGGTGATGGTTGCGGCGGCGGGAAATGGCGGACCGAAGTCAAAACCATCCTATCCGGCGGCGTATGACGACGTGATCGCCGTCACAGCCGTAGATCGCGACTCTCGGGTGTATCGTCGGGCCAGCCGCGGCCCCTATATCGACGTCGCGGCGCCGGGTGTTGATGTCTGGACGGCTGCCTCGATCAGCGGGCGGCGCGGCAAGACGGGTACATCATATGCCACACCTTTTGTCACTGCTGCCGCTGCGCTTCTTATGCAGGCCCGCCCGGAACTGAGTGCAGGGGAAGTCCGCGAGATAATACAGGCGTCGGCCCAGGATCTGGGGGAAGAGGGCAGGGATGAGGTGTTCGGCTACGGACTGCTACAGCCCTCGCATCCCTGCCAATAG
- a CDS encoding ABC transporter ATP-binding protein, which produces MPPLLAHGRRWLLARVAVLTLLQGTAAGAAAIATRGLFAAMNARQSDLPMTELLVLALSGTVIASVRVAAQLDGEKLGQAYALDLRKALFEHACAMSASDVAARRSGYVGLRFVGDMTAFRNWARLGLPRLVAGCILIPVTFLVLAWLSPVLLWAILPPTIVALAAIVAGGASLVPLQRRLRARRGRIAADMTERMALAPELDRLGQRGRALRSLQRRSERMIDAALARLRMAEMLKSLPDLIAGITAALVILIGARAGLGTDTIAAALAALGLLLTPMRELAGVWNHYAAWRAARDKCAAALSRPRRGAYGRLGLPPGPIALRIDELRLDADSDPLTLIVDPGACHLLKLPELQASRLFSFLQRLEAPYAGAIFLSGIPIEDLSRGTLRRNICRIGPDRPMLRGSLRRVLTVSASSRPDDDGILEVIDRLGLRRTLCPDGDLDRRVSEGGSNLSAEQRAAVSLVQAAIAKPRLVLIGQDLAAAGPDICTAVSRWLRAMPASVLCVENVASRLEIKEHAEEGDAAA; this is translated from the coding sequence ATGCCGCCACTTCTAGCGCATGGACGACGATGGCTGCTTGCGCGGGTGGCGGTTCTGACCCTGTTGCAGGGGACCGCGGCCGGGGCCGCTGCCATCGCGACGCGCGGCCTCTTTGCAGCGATGAACGCCCGGCAGTCTGACTTGCCCATGACAGAGCTTCTTGTGCTGGCGCTGTCCGGGACGGTGATTGCCTCGGTCCGGGTCGCGGCGCAGCTTGACGGCGAAAAGCTGGGGCAGGCATATGCGCTTGATCTGCGAAAGGCGCTTTTCGAACATGCTTGCGCCATGTCGGCCAGCGACGTTGCGGCCCGCCGCAGCGGCTATGTCGGATTGCGTTTCGTGGGCGACATGACTGCATTTCGAAACTGGGCCAGGCTGGGCCTGCCGCGCCTCGTTGCAGGCTGCATTCTGATCCCGGTGACGTTTCTGGTTCTGGCATGGTTGTCGCCCGTGCTTCTATGGGCAATTCTGCCACCCACAATAGTAGCGCTTGCCGCGATTGTTGCTGGTGGTGCGTCACTTGTGCCGCTTCAGCGCCGACTGCGCGCGCGACGCGGACGGATTGCCGCTGATATGACCGAACGCATGGCCCTTGCCCCCGAACTTGATCGGCTTGGGCAACGCGGGCGGGCCCTGCGCAGCTTGCAACGCCGCAGCGAACGCATGATCGACGCCGCCCTTGCCCGGCTACGCATGGCAGAGATGCTGAAGTCGCTGCCCGATCTGATCGCCGGCATCACCGCGGCGCTAGTGATCCTGATCGGGGCGCGGGCCGGACTTGGAACCGACACGATCGCCGCGGCACTTGCGGCGCTTGGCCTGTTGCTGACACCGATGCGAGAGCTGGCCGGCGTCTGGAACCATTATGCCGCCTGGCGGGCCGCGCGGGATAAATGTGCCGCTGCGCTTTCGCGGCCCCGGCGCGGGGCGTATGGCAGGCTTGGGCTGCCTCCGGGGCCGATTGCGCTGAGGATTGATGAGCTGAGGCTCGACGCGGACAGCGATCCGCTCACCCTGATCGTCGATCCGGGCGCATGCCATTTGTTGAAACTGCCCGAGTTGCAGGCGTCGAGACTGTTTTCCTTTCTCCAACGGCTTGAAGCGCCATATGCCGGAGCCATTTTCCTGTCGGGCATCCCCATTGAGGATCTTAGCCGAGGTACCCTGCGCCGCAATATCTGCCGGATCGGACCGGATCGGCCAATGCTGCGCGGATCGCTGCGCCGGGTGCTGACCGTTTCCGCCTCCAGTCGGCCCGACGACGATGGAATTCTTGAGGTGATCGATCGGCTCGGCCTGCGCCGGACGCTTTGCCCGGATGGCGATCTGGACCGGCGCGTCAGCGAAGGCGGCAGCAACCTGTCAGCGGAACAGCGTGCGGCGGTCAGCCTTGTTCAGGCGGCAATAGCAAAACCCAGGCTGGTGTTGATCGGACAGGACCTGGCAGCGGCAGGTCCGGATATTTGCACGGCGGTCAGCCGCTGGTTGCGGGCCATGCCGGCTTCTGTCCTGTGCGTCGAGAACGTCGCTTCACGGCTGGAAATCAAGGAGCACGCGGAAGAAGGCGATGCAGCCGCATAA
- a CDS encoding DUF1611 domain-containing protein, with protein MQTTVKKLLSTAKWSFSTRRVIRERAAGMDIDFAAARPGDLILAQVQEIGQHKRVQLTTGRPSELFPGDLVVLACGARYAPDQFEGLAEIDPTGADMLAGGGCIGRMIARNERIRPATKLLPKGRLLDVKGCALNLDQFALPDPQQWADIPIIAVLGTSMNSGKTLATAQLALGLRRAGWKTATIKATGTGAFGDYNEYSDTGAHYVGDFTDAGMVTTYMQPLSRIRSGIERLLAEAQRSGSEIAVMEVADGLFQRETAQLIADPWFKKRISGLIFACGDAVAAAGGVSELSRIGLRPDILTGIVSCSPMASAEAQAATNIQVLRKRDLSDPAEVNGLALRIIGQWKQAA; from the coding sequence ATGCAAACCACCGTTAAGAAACTTCTGAGCACCGCGAAATGGAGCTTTTCGACACGCCGCGTTATTCGTGAGCGGGCCGCTGGCATGGACATCGATTTCGCTGCAGCACGACCCGGAGACCTCATTCTGGCGCAGGTTCAAGAGATCGGGCAGCACAAGCGCGTGCAACTGACCACCGGCCGCCCTTCCGAACTGTTCCCCGGTGATCTTGTCGTGCTGGCTTGTGGCGCACGTTATGCACCGGATCAGTTCGAGGGGCTGGCCGAAATCGACCCGACCGGGGCTGACATGCTGGCAGGCGGCGGATGTATCGGGCGAATGATCGCCCGCAATGAACGTATCAGACCCGCCACGAAGCTGCTGCCAAAGGGACGGCTTCTGGATGTGAAAGGCTGTGCGCTCAACCTTGATCAGTTCGCGCTGCCCGACCCGCAGCAATGGGCGGATATTCCGATAATCGCGGTTCTGGGCACCTCAATGAATTCCGGCAAGACGCTGGCCACCGCACAGCTTGCGCTTGGACTTCGGCGCGCGGGCTGGAAAACGGCAACGATCAAGGCGACGGGAACAGGCGCCTTCGGCGATTACAATGAATATAGTGATACAGGGGCCCATTACGTCGGCGACTTCACCGATGCGGGAATGGTGACCACCTATATGCAACCGCTGAGCCGCATTCGCAGCGGGATCGAACGCTTGCTGGCAGAGGCGCAGCGCAGCGGGTCGGAAATCGCCGTGATGGAGGTGGCTGACGGGCTGTTCCAGCGTGAAACTGCACAATTAATCGCGGACCCTTGGTTTAAGAAGCGGATTTCGGGGCTGATCTTTGCATGTGGTGACGCCGTGGCGGCGGCGGGGGGTGTCAGCGAATTATCACGGATCGGGCTGCGCCCCGACATCCTCACCGGCATCGTAAGCTGTTCTCCCATGGCCAGTGCCGAGGCTCAGGCCGCCACAAATATCCAGGTCTTGCGCAAGCGGGACTTGTCTGATCCGGCAGAGGTTAACGGGCTGGCGTTGCGGATCATCGGACAATGGAAGCAGGCGGCATGA
- a CDS encoding alpha/beta fold hydrolase translates to MTYLHEINTDQARITTLTTVGTAKRLSANIIIPDRRATAPPLLVLHGISRNASQLTSLFRREAEASGRMIIVPHFDAENWRFFQRPGRAARPDHALLALLSAAALQFSQFDEPVSLFGHSGGAQLGHRFAMLYPQKVADLHLAAAGWYCLPDHSMPWPYGLADSVNSRDETWLRRSRASLRAFLDRPFHIYAGNRDTRRDKTLRQTPELDRIQGKTRLVRAHRYAAALEKATRDHGLHPRIGLQDIAGCGHDVVWAIRHGGLARQVCNANAAAPCMTATA, encoded by the coding sequence ATGACTTATCTGCATGAAATCAACACCGATCAGGCGCGTATCACGACGTTGACAACCGTCGGCACGGCAAAGCGGCTGAGCGCGAATATCATCATTCCCGACCGGCGCGCCACGGCGCCGCCGCTGCTGGTACTGCATGGGATCTCGCGTAATGCCTCCCAACTGACCAGCCTGTTCCGCCGCGAGGCGGAAGCCAGCGGGCGCATGATCATTGTGCCGCATTTCGATGCCGAGAACTGGCGCTTCTTTCAGCGTCCGGGCCGTGCCGCGAGACCGGATCATGCGCTGCTGGCTTTATTGTCCGCCGCCGCTTTGCAATTTTCGCAGTTTGACGAGCCTGTCAGTCTTTTCGGACATTCGGGTGGGGCGCAACTTGGCCATCGCTTTGCCATGCTGTACCCGCAAAAGGTCGCCGATCTGCATCTTGCCGCTGCCGGCTGGTACTGCCTGCCCGATCATTCCATGCCTTGGCCATACGGTCTGGCCGACAGCGTGAACAGCCGGGACGAAACCTGGTTGCGCCGTTCCCGTGCGAGCCTGCGCGCGTTTCTTGACCGCCCGTTCCATATCTATGCCGGCAACCGCGACACGCGACGCGACAAGACACTGCGCCAGACGCCCGAACTTGATCGCATTCAGGGAAAAACCCGTCTTGTCCGTGCGCATCGCTATGCCGCGGCGTTGGAGAAAGCCACGAGGGATCATGGCCTGCACCCTCGTATCGGGCTGCAAGATATTGCCGGCTGCGGCCACGATGTCGTCTGGGCCATCCGCCATGGCGGTCTGGCCCGACAGGTCTGTAATGCAAATGCCGCCGCACCCTGCATGACAGCCACTGCCTGA
- a CDS encoding DUF393 domain-containing protein encodes MNRGITIIYDGQCPFCSSYVSMMRLRDVLGAVELVDARSDDPRVAAAFADGRDLDQGMAVIWQGRQFFGADAMHLIATLSGSGGIGNGLQRRLFASPRRAAMIYPLLRQGRRLYLRLTRRSLISDENKK; translated from the coding sequence ATGAATCGCGGGATCACGATAATCTATGACGGACAATGTCCGTTCTGCTCATCCTATGTGTCGATGATGCGACTGCGTGATGTCTTGGGCGCGGTCGAACTGGTCGATGCCCGGTCGGACGATCCGCGTGTTGCGGCCGCCTTCGCGGATGGGCGCGATCTGGACCAAGGGATGGCGGTCATTTGGCAGGGAAGGCAGTTTTTCGGCGCGGACGCCATGCACCTGATCGCAACGCTGTCCGGCTCGGGCGGCATTGGCAATGGATTGCAGCGCCGTCTGTTTGCCTCGCCGCGCAGGGCCGCGATGATATATCCTTTGCTGAGACAGGGCCGGCGTCTCTACCTGCGCCTGACGCGGAGATCGCTGATCTCCGATGAAAATAAAAAGTAG